The DNA segment AGTATCTCCTGCGGCATTTTGTATGCCTTCACTCATTACCTTCATGCCATACATAAAGAAACCAAGTGCTCCAACTATTCTAAGTATTGTCCAAAAAATTTCCATTTTTTATATTGGGTTTATTATAAAGTACAAAAATAAAGTGCCTAATGTTAAGCTAATGTTATCATTTATTTTCTTTGTGCATTAACTTCGTATAAAATCATACCAGCCGATACCGAAACATTTAAAGAATTAATTTCTCCTTTCATAGGAATAATAAATAAATGGTCGGCTTTATCTTTTGTAATACCACTAATTCCTCTCCCTTCGCTACCCAAAACTATGGCTGTAGGATAAGTAAAATCTATGGCACTAATTGCTATATCAGTTTCTAAACTTGAAGCTACTATTTGTATGCCACTCATTTTTAAATAATCATATACCTCCGCTAAATTGTTTTCTCTACAAATAGGAATATTATGTATGGCTCCGGCACTTGCTTTTATGGTTTCTGAATTTATGGGAGAATTGCCTTTTTCTGTAGTAATAATAGCATGCACACCCATTGCCTCTGCTGTACGAGCTATAGCACCAAAATTTCTAACATCTGTAATGCCATCTACAATTAAAAATAATGCCGTTTCGCCTTTAGTTAATATCTGATTGTAAATATCGTCTAACTTAAAATATTTTATTTCGCCATAAAAACCAACTACGCCCTGATGATTAGGTTTTTCGTGCTGATAAACAGGGAAAAGCATGTAGTCTATTTTCTCTTTGGGCACAGTACGCAATGAAATTCTTTGTTCTTTACAAATAGTTTTTATTTCGTCTATTTCTCTCCCCGATGCTCCTTTTTGAATCAATATTTTTTCAACAGCTGTATCGCTTTTTAAAATTTCTAAAGCCGGCTGTCTTCCTATAAAAATATCTTTTTTCTTCATTTAATTAGATTTCTTAAAAATATAAACAACCGATGAAGCACTTTCTGCATCAAAAAAACCTTCGGTAAAAGAAGCAATTCCTATTATAAATGCTCTAAACTTGCCTAAAAAATTAGATTGCTTATTTTTTTCACTTAAAAGTGCAATATAAAATGGGTCAAAAGGCATAGCATAAGATTTTTGATGAACAAAACCATGCTGTTTTGCTAACTCTTTCATTGAATTAGGCGAAAAATGCCAAAGATGCTTAGGCAAATCGTAAGCCGCCCAATATTTTTGGTACATTTTTGCATCGTAAGAAGTATAATTTGGAACAGCAATAGCCAATGTGCCATTATTGTTTAACAAAGTTCTAAAATGCTCAAAATAATCGTGTAAATCATGTACGTGCTCCAACACATGCCACATACTTATAGCATCAAATTTATTTTGTGCTACTATACTTGCTAAATTGTCTTTTAACTGCAAATTGAAATTCTTTTGAGCCTGATTTCTTGCTGTGGCATCGGGTTCAAAACCGGTGGCTTTAACACCATTATTATTGGCATAATTAACAAAATATCCTGTGCCGGCACCTATATCTAAAAGTGTACTTATTTTATTTTGTTTAGTTATATATTTCAGCTTTTGCCCCAGCATATAATTTCTTACTTTATGATACAGTTTAAAGAAAAGTCCTTCTTTAGTATCGGTATGAGAAACATAATCGGCATGCTCATAGTATTTGCCAATATTTTGAGCATCGGGAGCATTTACGGTATAAGCAAAACCACATTCTTGGCACTTATTAATAGTAAAATCCTCTTGCGAAACGCAAAAATCTTTGCTATCTAAATGCTTAATTATTTTATGGCTATTACAAACTAAACAAGTGTTCATGTTTTACTTTTTGTCTTCGCCTAAAAATGGATAACGATAATCTGTAGGAGGCACAAAAGTTTCTTTTATGGTTCTCATACTTACCCAGCGAAGCAAATTGTGCTTAGAGCCTGCTTTATCATTAGTTCCACTAGCTCTGGCTCCGCCAAAAGGCTGCTGTCCTACTACTGCCCCGGTAGGTTTGTCGTTAACATAAAAATTTCCTGCTGCGTGTTTTAATGCCTTGTGTGCTTCTACTATTGCATATCTATCTTGGCTAAACACAGCTCCTGTAAGTGCATAAGGAGAAGTTTCATCTACTAATTTTAAAGTTTCTGTCCATTTGTTTTCGTCATAAACATATATAGTTAAAACAGGACCAAAAAGCTCTTCTACCATAGTAGTATATTTAGGATTTGAAGTAACAATAACCGTAGGTTCTATAAAATACCCTTTAGATTTATCATACTTACCTCCAGCTATTATTTCGGCATCTTTATCTTTTTTAGCTTGGTCTATATATCCTGCCAATCTATCAAAAGATTTTTCGTCTATAACGGCATTAATAAAATTGCCAAAATCTTCTACATCGCCCATTTTAAATGAAGCTAAATCGGCTACTAAAGAATCTTTTACTGTAGCCCACAAATTTGAAGGAATATAAGCTCTTGACGCAGCAGAACATTTTTGTCCTTGATATTCAAAAGCACCTCTGCTTAATGCTGTAGCCACTTGTTTAGCATGAGCACTTGGGTGTGCTAAAATAAAATCTTTACCGCCTGTCTCGCCCACTATTCGTGGATAAGTTTTGTAGTTAGCTATATTATTTCCTATGGTTTTCCACATAAACTGAAAAGTACCTGTAGAACCCGTAAAATGGATACCTGCAAAATCGGGATGACTAAAACATACATCTCCGGCTACAGGTCCATCGGTAAATACCATATTGATTACGCCATCGGGCAAGCCTGCTTCTTTAAACAACTGCATAATAAAATGTGCTGAATATGCCTGCGTTACACTTGGCTTCCATACTATTGTATTTCCCATCATAGCAGGAGCAGCACTTAAATTAGCACATATTGAAGTAAAATTAAATGGTGTTACGGCAAATACAAAACCTTCTAAAGGTCTGTATTCCAGTCTGTTCCACATTCCAGGGTTGCTTTCGGGTTGCTCTTTGTACAATTCAGTCATATATTGCACATTAAACTTAAAGAAATCTATCAGCTCGCAAGCAGCATCTATTTCTGCTTGAAAAATATTTTTACTTTGCCCTAACATGGTAGAGCCATTTAATAAATCTCTATAAGGCCCTGCCAATAAATCGGCAGCTTTTAAAAATATGGCGGCACGTTCTTCCCAAGGTGTATTTTCCCATGCTTCTTTAGCGTTTAAGGCTGCTTTTATGGCATCTTCTACGTGCTTAGCTGTTCCTTTATTGTAAGTGCCCAATTTGTGTTTTAAATTGTGCGGTGGGTTTATTTCTATTTTATCATCGGTAAAAACTTCCTTCCCTCCTATTATCATAGGAATATCTATAGTTTTACTTTTAAGAGTTTTAAGGGTTTTTTCTATACTTTTTCTTTCCGCTGAACCTATAGCATAAGCTTTAACCGGCTCGTTTTTAGCAAGAGGTACATTAAAAAATGCGTTTGACATAATTATTTTATTTGTTTTGAGACTGCAAAGATAAGTTTTCTATAAACTTTATAGCTAAAATTGGCGTATGTTTACACTATACAGAATAAGGATTTTAAAAAATTATGAAGTTTTTTATCTTTCTTATAGTTTATACCGATTAGGAATATATAATAGTCCAATTTCGGCTACGCCTCATTGTACTAAATAAATTATCTAACGGCATTTGCCATTGTAAAACACAAAATAGATTAGACTATTTTGTGTTAACTACTTTCTGCTTACTAATGAAGATTTTAAGTACAATCTATTCATTCTTGCTATGTTTTCTAAAGAAATTCCTTTAGGGCATTCTGCTTCGCAAGCTCCGGTATTGGTACAGTTTCCAAAACCTTCTTTATCCATTTGGTGTACCATGTTTAATACTCTTTCTTCACTTTCTACTTTGCCTTGTGGCAATAAAGCTAACTGAGAAACTTTAGCTGAAACAAACAACATAGCACTGGCATTTTTGCAGGCTGCCACACATGCTCCACAGCCTATGCAAGTAGCTGCATCAAAAGCTAAATCGGCATCTTCTTTTGGTATAGGAATAGCATTTGCATCTTGCGTATTTCCACTTGTATTTACCGATACAAAACCACCTGCTTGAATTATTCTATCAAAAGCACCTCTATCTACTACTAAATCTTTAATAACAGGGAAAGGCTCTGCACGCCATGGTTCTATGGTTATAGTATCGCCATCTTTAAAACTACGCATGTGTAGCTGGCAAGTGGTAACTCTTTCTCCTGGTCCATGAGGTTGTCCATTAATAAACATAGAGCACATTCCACAGATGCCTTCTCTACAGTCATGGTCAAAAGCAACGGGTTCTTCGCCTTTTTCAACTAATTCTATATTCAGTTCATCTATCATTTCTAAAAACGAAGAATCGGGAGAAATATCTTTCACTTTATATTCCACCATTTTGCCTTTGTCATTTCCGTTTTTCTGACGCCAAATTTTTAATGTTAGATTCATATCT comes from the Chitinophagales bacterium genome and includes:
- a CDS encoding class I SAM-dependent methyltransferase codes for the protein MNTCLVCNSHKIIKHLDSKDFCVSQEDFTINKCQECGFAYTVNAPDAQNIGKYYEHADYVSHTDTKEGLFFKLYHKVRNYMLGQKLKYITKQNKISTLLDIGAGTGYFVNYANNNGVKATGFEPDATARNQAQKNFNLQLKDNLASIVAQNKFDAISMWHVLEHVHDLHDYFEHFRTLLNNNGTLAIAVPNYTSYDAKMYQKYWAAYDLPKHLWHFSPNSMKELAKQHGFVHQKSYAMPFDPFYIALLSEKNKQSNFLGKFRAFIIGIASFTEGFFDAESASSVVYIFKKSN
- the rlmB gene encoding 23S rRNA (guanosine(2251)-2'-O)-methyltransferase RlmB is translated as MKKKDIFIGRQPALEILKSDTAVEKILIQKGASGREIDEIKTICKEQRISLRTVPKEKIDYMLFPVYQHEKPNHQGVVGFYGEIKYFKLDDIYNQILTKGETALFLIVDGITDVRNFGAIARTAEAMGVHAIITTEKGNSPINSETIKASAGAIHNIPICRENNLAEVYDYLKMSGIQIVASSLETDIAISAIDFTYPTAIVLGSEGRGISGITKDKADHLFIIPMKGEINSLNVSVSAGMILYEVNAQRK
- the pruA gene encoding L-glutamate gamma-semialdehyde dehydrogenase, which produces MSNAFFNVPLAKNEPVKAYAIGSAERKSIEKTLKTLKSKTIDIPMIIGGKEVFTDDKIEINPPHNLKHKLGTYNKGTAKHVEDAIKAALNAKEAWENTPWEERAAIFLKAADLLAGPYRDLLNGSTMLGQSKNIFQAEIDAACELIDFFKFNVQYMTELYKEQPESNPGMWNRLEYRPLEGFVFAVTPFNFTSICANLSAAPAMMGNTIVWKPSVTQAYSAHFIMQLFKEAGLPDGVINMVFTDGPVAGDVCFSHPDFAGIHFTGSTGTFQFMWKTIGNNIANYKTYPRIVGETGGKDFILAHPSAHAKQVATALSRGAFEYQGQKCSAASRAYIPSNLWATVKDSLVADLASFKMGDVEDFGNFINAVIDEKSFDRLAGYIDQAKKDKDAEIIAGGKYDKSKGYFIEPTVIVTSNPKYTTMVEELFGPVLTIYVYDENKWTETLKLVDETSPYALTGAVFSQDRYAIVEAHKALKHAAGNFYVNDKPTGAVVGQQPFGGARASGTNDKAGSKHNLLRWVSMRTIKETFVPPTDYRYPFLGEDKK
- a CDS encoding succinate dehydrogenase/fumarate reductase iron-sulfur subunit encodes the protein MNLTLKIWRQKNGNDKGKMVEYKVKDISPDSSFLEMIDELNIELVEKGEEPVAFDHDCREGICGMCSMFINGQPHGPGERVTTCQLHMRSFKDGDTITIEPWRAEPFPVIKDLVVDRGAFDRIIQAGGFVSVNTSGNTQDANAIPIPKEDADLAFDAATCIGCGACVAACKNASAMLFVSAKVSQLALLPQGKVESEERVLNMVHQMDKEGFGNCTNTGACEAECPKGISLENIARMNRLYLKSSLVSRK